The following are from one region of the Dioscorea cayenensis subsp. rotundata cultivar TDr96_F1 unplaced genomic scaffold, TDr96_F1_v2_PseudoChromosome.rev07_lg8_w22 25.fasta BLBR01000402.1, whole genome shotgun sequence genome:
- the LOC120254270 gene encoding stress-response A/B barrel domain-containing protein At5g22580-like translates to MGEVKHLVLVKFKEGIVVEELLEGMKKLATEIDAVKGFEWGEDVGSEQMMSQGFTHAFILTFNCAEDFAAYSNHPSHVAFAGPFAAAIDKILLFQFPPVVIKPSA, encoded by the exons ATGGGAGAAGTGAAGCATCTAGTTTTGGTGAAGTTCAAGGAAGGTATAGTGGTTGAGGAGTTGCTTGAGGGGATGAAGAAGCTTGCCACTGAGATAGATGCTGTCAAGGGGTTTGAATG GGGAGAAGATGTGGGGAGTGAGCAGATGATGAGCCAGGGGTTCACCCATGCCTTCATACTGACCTTCAACTGTGCTGAAGATTTTGCAGCTTACTCCAACCATCCAAGCCATGTTGCATTTGCCGGCCCTTTTGCTGCAGCAATTGATAAGATCTTACTGTTTCAGTTTCCACCTGTTGTCATCAAGCCTTCCGCTTAA